The following proteins are co-located in the Leptospira weilii genome:
- a CDS encoding glycosyltransferase family 4 protein, translating to MKPSLKKIAVVSPIFSDKVSGGSEKLIFQLVELLATDFEITVLTTRSLDYITWKNSIPIRRKNFFYEGTNHSKPIRFEEKTSSLGGKYKVLQFTVEKQRNMERFSRLSKKILERPSLQNKENINHWLIEQGPYTPELIQFIESRKSEYDIFFFVSYLYYPLVFGMPLVAEKSIIIPTFHDEPPAYLPIYKEILTDQSSYSFNTPEELNVFRNVLGYKPSTYSIIGMNLNLDQCPSDPSENIYADYHKSSLEKNSNREETPFLLYVGRVDQGKGFLEMAEWFLEWKKNSKLPHKLKIAGKIASKIPNRISEDKNIEFLGFVEEQIKFELIQNCACLINSSPLESFSIVLMEAWLKGKPALVNGRSDVLKGHCLRSNGGLFYFDRKSFFATLDFILNHPKESFEMGRNGKKYVEQNFNPKTVREKLLRLIDKTIQKKYASS from the coding sequence TTGAAACCCTCTCTTAAAAAAATCGCGGTCGTTTCTCCGATTTTTTCGGACAAGGTTTCTGGAGGATCGGAAAAACTCATCTTTCAACTCGTGGAATTATTGGCTACGGATTTTGAGATCACAGTTTTAACGACTCGCAGTTTGGATTATATCACTTGGAAAAATTCGATTCCGATTCGAAGAAAGAATTTTTTTTACGAAGGAACAAATCATTCCAAACCGATCCGGTTCGAAGAAAAAACTTCTTCCTTAGGCGGAAAGTATAAGGTTCTTCAGTTTACCGTTGAAAAACAAAGAAACATGGAACGGTTCAGCCGCCTTTCCAAAAAAATTTTGGAAAGGCCCTCTCTTCAAAACAAAGAAAACATCAATCATTGGCTTATAGAACAAGGCCCTTACACTCCGGAATTGATTCAATTTATTGAATCCAGAAAAAGCGAATATGATATTTTTTTCTTCGTGAGTTACCTCTACTATCCTTTGGTTTTCGGAATGCCTTTGGTAGCGGAAAAGTCGATTATCATTCCCACGTTTCACGACGAACCTCCCGCCTATCTTCCAATATATAAAGAAATTCTAACGGATCAAAGTTCTTATTCTTTTAACACTCCAGAAGAATTGAATGTTTTTCGAAACGTTCTCGGATATAAGCCGAGCACGTATTCCATAATCGGGATGAACCTTAATTTAGATCAATGTCCGAGTGACCCCTCGGAAAATATCTACGCGGATTATCATAAGTCCTCTCTTGAAAAAAATTCAAACAGAGAAGAAACACCCTTCCTACTTTACGTAGGTAGAGTAGACCAAGGAAAGGGCTTTCTGGAAATGGCAGAATGGTTCTTGGAATGGAAAAAAAATTCAAAACTTCCCCACAAACTCAAAATCGCCGGAAAAATCGCCTCTAAAATTCCAAACAGAATATCAGAGGATAAAAATATAGAATTTTTGGGATTCGTCGAAGAACAGATCAAATTTGAACTTATTCAAAATTGCGCGTGTTTGATAAATTCTTCCCCTTTGGAAAGTTTCTCCATCGTTCTGATGGAGGCTTGGTTAAAAGGAAAACCGGCGCTCGTCAACGGAAGATCAGACGTCCTCAAAGGTCATTGTCTCAGAAGTAACGGCGGGCTTTTTTATTTCGATCGAAAGAGTTTTTTTGCGACCTTGGACTTCATTTTGAACCATCCGAAAGAATCGTTCGAAATGGGCAGAAACGGAAAAAAATACGTGGAACAAAATTTCAACCCAAAAACAGTGAGGGAAAAATTACTCCGATTGATCGATAAGACGATTCAAAAAAAATACGCAAGTTCGTAA
- a CDS encoding glycosyltransferase family 4 protein, with translation MRQIQQFSAGFNPGDAISNQMLEIRNHLKDLEYKGDIFSENIGASKLPFVKKYKTYGKSSKDILFYHHSIHSGVFDFLKSFRSPRILIYHNVTPHHFFESYDLKMSYLLKKGREKLKEMIDRFDLVLAVSKFNQKELEELGFQNVGILPITYQLTKNFAKPEKTDSPIKKILFVGRITPNKRQDDLIRLAYAYKSMISDQFEFYLAGFSSKELHLYREELERMLDFYDLRKNILITGFLSDIELENLYQEADVFVSMSEHEGFCVPLIEAMIHRIPILAYSGGAVPETLNGAGILFKEKKFPDLAILLNKILTDIPFKNRILTNQDLRLEEFKKTDFRSVLRTTIETLS, from the coding sequence ATGAGACAGATTCAACAATTTTCCGCGGGCTTCAATCCGGGCGACGCCATCAGCAATCAAATGTTGGAGATTCGCAATCATTTAAAAGATTTGGAATATAAAGGAGATATTTTTTCCGAAAACATAGGCGCGTCCAAATTACCCTTCGTAAAAAAATACAAAACCTACGGTAAATCCTCAAAAGACATTTTATTTTATCACCATTCGATTCATTCGGGCGTGTTCGATTTTTTAAAAAGCTTCCGATCTCCCAGAATCCTGATTTACCATAATGTGACTCCCCATCACTTTTTCGAATCCTACGACTTAAAGATGAGTTATCTTTTAAAAAAAGGAAGAGAAAAATTGAAGGAGATGATAGATAGATTCGATCTCGTTTTGGCCGTTTCCAAGTTCAATCAGAAAGAGTTAGAAGAATTAGGTTTTCAGAATGTTGGAATTCTTCCCATCACGTATCAGTTGACTAAAAATTTTGCGAAACCCGAAAAGACGGATTCTCCGATCAAGAAAATTCTTTTTGTTGGAAGAATCACTCCGAACAAAAGACAAGACGATTTAATCCGACTTGCATACGCATATAAGTCGATGATTTCCGATCAATTTGAATTTTATCTCGCCGGTTTTAGTTCGAAAGAATTGCATCTCTATCGGGAAGAGTTGGAAAGAATGCTGGATTTTTACGATCTTAGAAAAAATATTTTGATCACCGGTTTTCTTTCCGATATTGAACTGGAAAATCTCTATCAAGAAGCAGACGTTTTTGTTTCCATGAGCGAGCATGAAGGTTTCTGTGTCCCTTTGATCGAGGCAATGATTCATAGAATTCCGATTCTCGCATATTCCGGCGGCGCGGTTCCCGAAACCTTAAACGGCGCAGGAATTCTTTTTAAGGAAAAAAAATTTCCGGATTTAGCAATCTTACTCAATAAAATTTTGACGGATATCCCTTTTAAAAATCGAATTTTAACGAATCAAGACCTTCGTTTAGAAGAATTCAAAAAAACGGATTTTAGATCCGTTCTTAGGACAACTATTGAAACCCTCTCTTAA
- a CDS encoding glycosyltransferase family 4 protein encodes MKVYQHVTEFRDGDGIGNDIKGIRNVLESLSVSNSVICIKNFSKESFPIETHSSIISRFSRNDIHILNYGGCGYPLNWFRNLPGKKIVRYQSFTPAIYFKNFVSPEIYNTLQLDEKRSLLELYSLKNETDLFLPSSEFNANFLRFLGATNILVLPIVKKYSIREIVIKDKREYTIGFIGRVSPNKKIEDLLELLESILKFRQNVQLLICGNVPQIFEEYYNFLKKLILRKRLTGNVQIRLNANDSEMISFLNSMDLYVCMSQHEGFNIPILDAFGAGIPVISYYAGATPETMKTGGILFKDRSSLSMSLLTGLIDNILEKNSLRGQISKKEQEIAKEYNSFPFEIFFRDKILK; translated from the coding sequence ATGAAAGTCTATCAGCACGTCACTGAATTCCGAGACGGGGACGGAATCGGAAACGACATCAAAGGGATTCGAAACGTTCTCGAAAGTTTAAGCGTTTCTAACTCCGTCATTTGTATCAAAAATTTTTCCAAAGAATCATTTCCAATAGAAACCCATTCGTCGATCATTTCCCGTTTTTCTCGGAACGACATACATATATTGAACTACGGAGGCTGCGGCTATCCTTTAAATTGGTTTCGAAATCTCCCCGGAAAAAAAATCGTTCGCTATCAAAGTTTTACCCCTGCGATTTATTTTAAGAATTTCGTAAGTCCTGAAATTTACAACACCCTTCAGTTGGACGAAAAACGCTCTTTGCTGGAATTGTATTCCCTTAAGAACGAAACGGATTTGTTTTTACCATCCTCCGAATTTAATGCGAATTTTCTGCGATTTCTTGGCGCAACAAACATCCTAGTCCTTCCCATCGTAAAAAAATATTCGATTCGGGAAATCGTCATTAAGGATAAAAGGGAATATACGATCGGTTTTATCGGAAGAGTTTCTCCCAATAAGAAAATAGAGGATCTTTTGGAATTGCTTGAATCGATTTTAAAATTCAGACAAAACGTCCAACTTTTGATTTGTGGAAACGTTCCGCAGATTTTTGAAGAATATTATAATTTTCTTAAGAAGCTCATTTTACGAAAGCGACTTACGGGAAACGTCCAAATTCGCTTGAATGCGAACGACTCTGAAATGATATCCTTTTTAAATTCCATGGATTTATACGTTTGTATGAGCCAACATGAAGGATTTAACATTCCCATTTTGGACGCGTTCGGGGCAGGGATTCCCGTAATCTCTTACTATGCCGGGGCAACCCCGGAAACGATGAAAACCGGAGGAATTCTTTTCAAAGACAGATCTTCTCTATCCATGAGTTTACTCACAGGTTTGATCGATAACATTTTGGAAAAAAATTCCTTACGCGGGCAAATCTCGAAAAAGGAGCAGGAAATCGCTAAAGAATACAATTCCTTTCCGTTCGAGATTTTTTTTAGAGACAAAATTCTGAAATGA
- a CDS encoding LIC_10202 family protein: MEDKFQELFEIRDSRINVREIMEEIESKLKKNPSTKEDVEKFTHWKFSPPSPEGYRDFDPAEIAHLFEKGISPPKFSNPKLRFVRGPLKWLLIRFAEFYSFLDKKLSENRTRAFYSVLHELILIRCENQNLKRKMESFYSEFLEWNQAIGKEIRPEFLWANEDLYSENTVEESENFLLESIDPSEKVLVLSPGWGKILKQLLKLGSKFDSVSWNKSCSEFIGNSITTNIYLEEPGAIPKDCSQYSKIIIYENLSIHPHWLIEKTLRALSLGVSSGTEIRFRFSNENSNYPSPFLPLRLTKIQEPLIRNYLKQLGFRNIIEKKSEDGFTVLSFRK; the protein is encoded by the coding sequence ATGGAAGACAAATTTCAGGAACTATTCGAAATCAGAGATTCTCGGATCAATGTACGAGAAATCATGGAAGAAATCGAATCCAAACTCAAAAAAAACCCTTCCACAAAAGAAGACGTCGAGAAATTCACTCATTGGAAATTTTCCCCTCCGAGCCCGGAAGGTTACCGGGATTTTGACCCCGCTGAAATTGCTCATCTTTTCGAAAAAGGAATCTCTCCTCCTAAATTCTCCAATCCCAAACTTCGGTTTGTCCGGGGACCTCTCAAATGGCTTTTGATTCGTTTTGCAGAATTCTATTCGTTTTTAGATAAGAAACTTTCAGAAAACAGAACCCGCGCATTCTACAGCGTGTTACACGAATTGATTCTCATCCGCTGCGAAAATCAAAATCTAAAAAGAAAGATGGAGTCTTTTTATTCCGAATTTTTAGAATGGAATCAAGCCATCGGAAAAGAAATCAGACCCGAATTTCTTTGGGCGAATGAAGATCTTTACTCGGAAAATACTGTTGAAGAAAGCGAAAACTTTCTGCTGGAATCCATCGATCCTTCCGAAAAGGTTTTAGTCCTATCGCCGGGTTGGGGAAAGATACTCAAACAACTTTTAAAATTAGGTTCCAAATTCGATTCGGTCAGTTGGAATAAATCCTGCTCGGAATTTATCGGAAATTCAATAACCACGAACATTTATCTAGAAGAACCGGGAGCAATTCCGAAAGATTGCTCCCAATATTCTAAAATTATAATATATGAAAATTTATCGATTCATCCGCACTGGCTGATCGAAAAAACCCTCCGAGCTCTTAGCCTCGGCGTATCTTCCGGTACGGAAATCCGTTTTCGATTTTCAAACGAAAACTCCAATTACCCCTCCCCATTTTTGCCCTTAAGACTTACGAAAATTCAGGAACCGTTGATTCGAAATTATCTCAAGCAACTCGGCTTTAGAAACATTATAGAAAAAAAATCGGAAGACGGTTTTACCGTTCTTTCGTTTCGAAAATGA
- a CDS encoding GDP-mannose 4,6-dehydratase, with protein MKCLITGAAGFVGSYLLKELKESYTDFLGIGIQPGPDIGNDPELPQSYQFVVCDIRNVDQVHSVIHEFSPNTVFHLAAQPFVPRAVEDPGETLEINVQGTLNLLESLRSLKKRVRFIYISSSDVYGNVPESCLPVQESVVPAPLNPYSSSKFCAEIYCLQYHRWIPELEVVIARPFNHTGPKQNPNFVVPNFCFQVLEALKRPESERKILVGDLSSTRDFLDVRDVVRAYRILSEKGKPGEIYNICSGKEIVIRDVLDKVISAAGGKIPVEVDSSRFRPVEMKRLFGNKDKLQKLGWVPNFDLSDTIRDVYHWYRTV; from the coding sequence ATGAAATGCCTTATTACGGGAGCGGCGGGATTTGTAGGCAGTTACCTATTGAAGGAACTGAAAGAATCCTATACCGATTTTTTAGGAATTGGAATTCAACCGGGCCCCGATATCGGAAATGATCCTGAACTTCCTCAATCGTATCAATTCGTCGTCTGCGATATACGAAATGTAGACCAAGTTCATTCCGTAATTCATGAGTTTTCACCAAACACAGTTTTTCATCTTGCTGCGCAACCCTTTGTTCCTAGAGCGGTAGAGGATCCGGGTGAAACGTTGGAAATCAACGTGCAAGGAACGTTGAATCTATTAGAATCTTTGCGTTCCTTGAAAAAGAGAGTTCGTTTTATTTACATTTCCTCTTCCGATGTGTATGGAAACGTTCCGGAATCTTGTCTTCCCGTTCAAGAGTCCGTTGTTCCGGCTCCGCTGAATCCGTATTCTTCCTCTAAGTTTTGTGCGGAAATTTATTGCCTGCAATATCATCGATGGATTCCCGAACTTGAAGTTGTGATTGCCAGACCATTTAATCATACGGGTCCAAAACAAAATCCTAATTTTGTGGTTCCTAATTTTTGTTTTCAGGTTTTAGAAGCTCTGAAACGTCCTGAATCCGAAAGAAAAATCTTAGTCGGGGATTTGTCGTCTACAAGAGATTTTTTGGATGTAAGAGACGTTGTGCGTGCTTATCGAATCCTTTCCGAAAAAGGAAAACCAGGAGAAATTTACAATATCTGTTCCGGTAAAGAAATTGTAATTCGAGACGTTTTGGATAAGGTTATTTCCGCTGCCGGTGGGAAGATTCCTGTGGAAGTGGATTCTTCTCGTTTTCGTCCTGTGGAAATGAAACGCCTTTTTGGAAACAAAGACAAACTTCAAAAACTAGGTTGGGTGCCTAATTTCGATTTATCGGATACGATTCGAGACGTTTATCATTGGTACCGAACGGTTTGA
- a CDS encoding SanA/YdcF family protein: MFDLSFLKKSKFYIRSFFVFCVIAVPPIAIDFSFEELYFRTEKFQNYRSARFATVAIVPGASVYKNEPSAILKDRLDCALELYHQGKVKKILLSGDNGSIYYNEVKPMLLYILKNEVNEKDIFVDHAGFRTLDTLIRAKEIFQIKDLIFVSQKVYQPRAAFLANKIGLRFQAFESDRKIYTSGPFSRFREFFARSLAWIDMNLFKTNPKYLGNPFPIEESGLKTWKGSVL, encoded by the coding sequence GTGTTTGACTTAAGTTTTCTCAAAAAATCTAAATTTTATATCCGAAGTTTTTTCGTCTTTTGCGTCATTGCAGTACCTCCGATCGCGATCGATTTCAGTTTCGAAGAGTTATATTTTCGCACGGAGAAATTTCAGAATTACAGATCCGCAAGATTCGCCACAGTAGCCATAGTTCCCGGGGCTTCGGTCTACAAAAACGAACCTTCCGCCATTTTAAAAGACCGGTTGGACTGTGCTCTGGAATTGTATCATCAGGGAAAAGTAAAAAAGATCCTCCTCTCGGGGGATAACGGTTCGATTTACTATAATGAAGTAAAACCGATGTTGCTTTACATTCTTAAAAACGAAGTGAACGAAAAGGATATATTTGTCGATCATGCAGGATTTAGAACGTTAGACACATTGATTCGCGCAAAAGAAATTTTTCAGATAAAAGATCTGATCTTTGTCAGTCAGAAAGTATATCAACCTCGGGCCGCTTTTCTTGCGAATAAAATCGGTCTTAGATTTCAAGCTTTCGAATCGGATCGAAAAATTTACACAAGCGGACCTTTCAGTAGATTCAGGGAATTTTTCGCAAGAAGCCTTGCCTGGATCGACATGAATTTATTCAAGACGAATCCGAAATATCTGGGTAATCCGTTTCCAATCGAAGAAAGTGGTCTTAAAACTTGGAAAGGCTCAGTACTTTAA
- a CDS encoding Spy/CpxP family protein refolding chaperone: protein MKFLNSFVKISVAGCFFAPMVIFSQELMGLRSGVDSNLPPGRQLAPIRQLRSFGLVFGNVDTMRERFALSENQLDEISKINEKYKQEHFKWLQKISPIEIELEGLLMESNVDLTKIRKLLVEIGKYTAEIRINQISHRLAIEKVLTQDQKSKIKEPFTRPEPGFPVNLFSPERIILPIQGILH from the coding sequence ATGAAATTTCTGAATTCGTTTGTCAAAATTAGCGTTGCCGGTTGTTTTTTCGCTCCTATGGTCATTTTTTCCCAGGAATTGATGGGGCTTCGTTCCGGTGTGGATTCTAATCTTCCTCCGGGCCGACAATTGGCGCCGATTCGTCAATTGAGAAGCTTCGGTTTGGTGTTCGGAAACGTAGACACGATGAGAGAAAGGTTTGCTCTTTCCGAAAATCAATTGGATGAGATCTCTAAGATTAATGAGAAATACAAACAAGAACATTTTAAATGGCTTCAAAAAATTTCACCGATTGAAATCGAGCTTGAAGGACTTTTAATGGAGTCTAACGTTGATCTTACGAAAATTAGAAAGCTTCTCGTAGAGATCGGAAAATATACCGCTGAAATTCGGATCAATCAAATTTCGCATCGTCTTGCTATCGAAAAAGTACTCACTCAGGATCAAAAATCCAAAATCAAAGAGCCTTTTACTCGTCCGGAGCCCGGGTTTCCCGTGAATCTTTTTTCTCCGGAGAGAATTATCCTTCCCATTCAGGGGATCTTACATTGA
- a CDS encoding RNA polymerase sigma factor, with protein sequence MDQKEFIELIDSTKHIVLSAIKKNLFGEFHDSIDDVVQETYFRAYKSLSANKFRGDSSVSTWLYTIARNESLRMNQKRSRQTALASKLKEKVILDNSNQEKEAVSIGFTDFELKDLLAILPWKYKSVLSLVGEGYKEQQIAEKLSIPEGTVKSRAFRGKQILKKIFVDK encoded by the coding sequence ATGGACCAAAAAGAATTTATCGAGTTAATCGATTCGACCAAACATATCGTACTTTCGGCGATTAAAAAGAATTTATTCGGCGAATTTCATGATTCCATCGACGACGTAGTGCAGGAAACTTATTTTCGCGCGTATAAAAGTCTTTCCGCAAATAAATTCCGTGGAGATTCTTCCGTAAGCACTTGGCTTTATACGATCGCAAGAAACGAGTCTTTGAGGATGAATCAAAAAAGATCGAGACAAACTGCACTTGCGAGCAAGTTGAAAGAGAAAGTGATCCTGGACAATTCCAATCAGGAAAAAGAAGCCGTGTCGATCGGCTTTACCGATTTTGAATTAAAAGATCTTTTAGCCATACTTCCATGGAAGTATAAATCGGTGTTGAGTCTTGTAGGTGAAGGATATAAGGAACAACAGATCGCCGAAAAACTAAGTATCCCCGAAGGAACGGTTAAATCTCGAGCGTTTCGTGGAAAACAGATACTGAAAAAAATTTTCGTAGATAAGTAG
- a CDS encoding M23 family metallopeptidase — translation MEKEIRKRLDRVKEKGHQRLTVLLIPHGFDKSFHFQISVFTIFFLFSLLITILGIAVFGIVKYNNTRKQINALAQVYGKYFDEYIEYSKQLEGVEDDFLALTENLEEIYSLIDGHGDEILKLPDESDIETIALAELKTEESADKDLMLGRSYLSEIYGYRTARVYMDKHRPLMDSIYDFLNLRYDVMDAIPFGEPLYSYNLTSYFGTRRSPTTGYMEYHDGIDLANVPGTPIYATGNGRIHRVVYSNRGYGNHIVIQHANGYFSLFGHCTKIFVKDGQQVRKGNLIATVGSTGNVTGPHLHYEVWIGESNRTDPIEYLKVPVY, via the coding sequence ATGGAAAAAGAAATCCGCAAACGATTAGATCGCGTTAAGGAGAAGGGGCATCAAAGGTTAACGGTGCTTCTCATTCCCCACGGTTTTGATAAGTCATTTCATTTTCAAATTTCGGTTTTTACGATTTTCTTTTTGTTCAGTCTTTTGATTACCATTTTAGGAATTGCGGTTTTCGGAATCGTAAAATACAACAATACGAGAAAACAAATCAACGCCTTAGCTCAAGTTTATGGGAAATATTTCGACGAATACATCGAATATTCAAAACAACTTGAAGGAGTTGAGGATGACTTTCTTGCACTTACGGAGAATTTAGAAGAAATTTATTCTCTCATAGATGGGCATGGCGACGAGATATTGAAACTTCCCGATGAGTCGGATATCGAAACAATTGCGCTCGCAGAACTGAAGACGGAGGAATCGGCGGATAAGGATCTCATGTTGGGCAGAAGTTATCTTTCCGAAATTTATGGATATCGTACCGCGCGAGTCTACATGGATAAACACCGCCCTTTAATGGATAGCATTTACGATTTTTTAAACCTCAGATATGACGTTATGGATGCCATTCCTTTCGGGGAACCTTTGTATTCTTATAATCTCACTTCTTACTTCGGGACTAGGCGATCGCCTACTACTGGTTATATGGAATATCACGACGGGATCGATCTCGCAAACGTTCCGGGAACTCCGATTTATGCGACCGGTAATGGAAGAATTCATCGAGTCGTCTATTCGAACCGCGGTTACGGAAATCATATCGTGATTCAACATGCGAATGGTTATTTTTCTCTTTTCGGACATTGTACGAAGATATTCGTAAAAGACGGACAACAAGTTCGAAAAGGAAATCTCATCGCAACGGTCGGTTCCACGGGAAACGTAACCGGGCCGCATTTACACTACGAAGTATGGATTGGGGAATCCAATCGTACGGATCCTATAGAGTACCTCAAAGTTCCCGTTTATTGA